In Saccharothrix syringae, the following are encoded in one genomic region:
- a CDS encoding alpha/beta hydrolase: protein MRRLTALAVAAVLGLPATGSTASAAGAPPVFSDGHGLTVVAQPRWVDQNERTFVFTVRTAQVPAYSVLPGQVSGEHTIVVTLPEDYADSGTTRYPVQYHLHGHPDRPDTAWNQRLFEEPTAGVPLITVAPNGSGRGWYTNWVNPPAALAPQNWENFHLDQVIPFIDANLRTIPTRDGRAISGHSMGGFGAFHYAEHRPELFGYVGSFSGGLDLLSQEQRVAVVATTQLAGSGTPTVPVDAVFGPPVWPLDGVWNAESPAQHVGPLRGTGVAMYTGNGGDLLVDPIQAVTENRARATNVVTRDHLVAAGIPHTFVDYGDGSGWAEGCTGKHAQLPCLLADMDHFVSLLMANLTHP, encoded by the coding sequence GTGAGGCGGCTGACCGCGCTCGCGGTCGCCGCGGTGCTCGGCCTGCCCGCCACCGGGTCGACCGCGTCGGCGGCCGGCGCGCCGCCGGTGTTCAGCGACGGGCACGGGCTGACCGTGGTGGCGCAACCCAGGTGGGTGGACCAGAACGAGCGCACGTTCGTGTTCACCGTGCGCACCGCCCAGGTGCCCGCGTACTCGGTGCTCCCGGGCCAGGTGTCCGGAGAGCACACGATCGTGGTGACCCTGCCGGAGGACTACGCCGACTCGGGCACCACCCGCTACCCGGTGCAGTACCACCTGCACGGCCACCCGGACCGCCCGGACACCGCCTGGAACCAGCGGTTGTTCGAGGAGCCCACGGCCGGTGTCCCGCTGATCACGGTGGCGCCCAACGGTTCCGGCCGCGGCTGGTACACCAACTGGGTCAACCCGCCGGCCGCGCTGGCGCCGCAGAACTGGGAGAACTTCCACCTGGACCAGGTGATCCCGTTCATCGACGCGAACCTGCGGACGATCCCGACCCGGGACGGCAGGGCGATCTCGGGGCACTCGATGGGGGGTTTCGGCGCGTTCCACTACGCCGAGCACCGGCCGGAGCTGTTCGGCTACGTCGGCAGCTTCTCCGGCGGGCTGGACCTGCTGAGCCAGGAGCAGCGGGTGGCGGTCGTGGCCACCACGCAACTGGCCGGCAGCGGCACCCCGACCGTGCCCGTCGACGCCGTCTTCGGCCCCCCGGTCTGGCCGCTGGACGGCGTGTGGAACGCGGAGAGCCCGGCCCAGCACGTGGGCCCGCTGCGCGGCACGGGCGTCGCGATGTACACCGGCAACGGCGGCGACCTGCTCGTGGACCCGATCCAGGCGGTGACCGAGAACCGGGCGCGGGCGACCAACGTCGTCACCCGCGACCACCTGGTCGCCGCGGGCATCCCGCACACCTTCGTCGACTACGGCGACGGCAGCGGCTGGGCCGAGGGCTGCACCGGCAAGCACGCCCAGCTGCCCTGCCTGCTGGCCGACATGGACCACTTCGTGTCCCTGCTCATGGCCAACCTGACCCACCCGTGA
- a CDS encoding YbaB/EbfC family nucleoid-associated protein, which produces MEPAQWLADYRERLERAAHGARAASASLREAGATATSPRGEVSVTVTAGGVLDQVTLTPAARRLEVDALSLLIVATAREAQRLAGARMAEVMADYLGEGEALARITEHLPAEVAR; this is translated from the coding sequence ATGGAACCGGCTCAGTGGCTGGCGGACTACCGGGAACGCCTCGAACGCGCGGCGCACGGTGCCCGCGCGGCGAGCGCGAGCCTGCGCGAGGCCGGGGCGACGGCGACGTCGCCGCGGGGGGAGGTCAGCGTCACGGTGACCGCCGGTGGCGTGCTCGACCAGGTCACGCTGACACCGGCGGCGCGCAGGCTGGAGGTGGACGCCCTGTCCCTGCTCATCGTCGCCACCGCGCGCGAGGCGCAGCGGCTGGCCGGCGCGCGGATGGCCGAGGTGATGGCGGACTACCTCGGCGAGGGCGAGGCGCTGGCGCGGATCACCGAGCACCTGCCCGCGGAGGTCGCGCGATGA
- a CDS encoding type VII secretion target codes for MRPDTFTADPEQLRAHAGRLAGYADRLAAAGTRLPAGLGEGALGSFAGFLTAGLGNAMAGALGAFADAAAAVDDVGTGLRRAADDYQRTDDDRAAGFTGVDQDGDAR; via the coding sequence ATGAGGCCCGACACCTTCACCGCGGACCCCGAGCAGCTGCGCGCGCACGCCGGCCGGCTGGCCGGGTACGCCGACCGGCTCGCCGCCGCGGGCACCCGGCTGCCGGCCGGGCTCGGCGAGGGGGCGCTCGGCTCGTTCGCCGGGTTCCTCACCGCCGGGCTGGGCAACGCCATGGCCGGCGCGCTGGGCGCCTTCGCCGACGCGGCGGCCGCCGTGGACGACGTCGGCACCGGCCTGCGCCGGGCGGCCGACGACTACCAGCGCACCGACGACGACCGGGCCGCCGGGTTCACCGGCGTCGACCAGGACGGGGATGCCCGGTGA
- a CDS encoding DinB family protein — MIDAHAKTYLHDDLREVRQAVVAKLDGLSEYDARRPLTPTGTNLLGLVKHLSTAEARYFGEVFGRPFPEPPPRWDDLSARGTDMWATEHETRAGIVDRYRRVWDHADATIDALAVDAPGHVPWWPRPDVVLFNVLVHVLTETNRHAGHADILRERLDGATALDGTAQQKDAAFWARRHAEVERAARAASGHPDRNSSRQR; from the coding sequence GTGATCGACGCGCACGCGAAGACCTACCTGCACGACGACCTGCGCGAGGTGCGCCAGGCGGTGGTCGCCAAGCTCGACGGGCTGTCCGAGTACGACGCGCGCCGCCCGCTGACCCCCACCGGGACCAACCTCCTCGGCCTGGTCAAGCACCTGTCCACCGCGGAGGCCAGGTACTTCGGCGAGGTGTTCGGCCGCCCGTTCCCCGAACCCCCGCCCCGGTGGGACGACCTGTCCGCGCGCGGCACCGACATGTGGGCGACCGAGCACGAGACGCGCGCCGGGATCGTCGACCGGTACCGGCGGGTGTGGGACCACGCCGACGCGACGATCGACGCCCTCGCCGTCGACGCGCCCGGCCACGTGCCGTGGTGGCCGCGCCCCGACGTGGTCCTGTTCAACGTCCTGGTGCACGTGCTCACCGAGACCAACCGGCACGCCGGGCACGCCGACATCCTCCGCGAACGGCTCGACGGCGCGACGGCGCTCGACGGCACCGCCCAGCAGAAGGACGCGGCCTTCTGGGCGCGCCGGCACGCCGAGGTCGAACGCGCCGCCCGGGCCGCGTCCGGTCACCCGGACCGGAACTCCAGCAGGCAGCGCTGA
- a CDS encoding alpha/beta hydrolase, with translation MRTLLVTALAASLLVVAPEAQAAIAWQPCPDQPTAECGAVTVPLDWANPHAPKVELAVSRVRATDPARRIGVVFVDAGGPGGSGAEFARAPYLSAGVRARFDVVGFDQLGTNGSSAIRCSSELMGRNPGDDPTDEAAFAALARHNLAVREDCRAGNPVFDHVDTARSARDLDAVREALGERRISFYGISYGTLLGQQYAELFGPRVRSMVLDGVIDHSADLRRFVLDRARAVEEAFGAFAAWCAADTACVLHGQDVHAAWERALAAADGTGLGQRNLVQWAFSEIRGGAWEGLASLIAEVGAARTDFEPNYDSLRYAVVCQDFALRFEDFDEYRALREAELRAAPTLRGTYLGHEEAATCVGYTDRPSNPPHRLDVDQAPPLLLLTSRYDVATPYEWARNARRQARGSHLVTFDGPGHGVYHANECTRTAADAHLLGTAPARDRTC, from the coding sequence GTGCGAACGTTGCTCGTCACCGCGCTGGCCGCGAGCCTGCTGGTGGTCGCACCCGAGGCGCAGGCGGCGATCGCCTGGCAGCCCTGCCCCGACCAGCCGACCGCCGAGTGCGGCGCGGTGACCGTCCCGCTGGACTGGGCGAACCCGCACGCGCCGAAGGTGGAGCTGGCCGTGTCGCGGGTGCGCGCCACCGATCCGGCGCGCCGGATCGGCGTGGTGTTCGTCGACGCGGGCGGCCCCGGCGGGTCCGGTGCGGAGTTCGCCCGCGCGCCCTACCTGAGCGCCGGGGTGCGGGCCCGGTTCGACGTCGTGGGGTTCGACCAGCTGGGCACGAACGGCAGCTCGGCGATCCGCTGCTCCTCCGAGCTGATGGGGCGCAACCCCGGTGACGACCCAACGGACGAGGCCGCGTTCGCCGCGCTGGCCCGGCACAACCTGGCGGTGCGCGAGGACTGCCGCGCCGGCAACCCGGTGTTCGACCACGTGGACACCGCCCGCTCGGCGCGCGACCTGGACGCGGTGCGCGAAGCGCTGGGGGAGCGGCGGATCAGCTTCTACGGCATCTCCTACGGCACGCTGCTGGGCCAGCAGTACGCGGAGCTGTTCGGGCCGCGGGTGCGGTCGATGGTGCTGGACGGGGTGATCGACCACAGCGCGGACCTGCGGCGCTTCGTGCTGGACCGGGCGCGGGCCGTGGAGGAGGCGTTCGGGGCGTTCGCCGCGTGGTGCGCCGCCGACACCGCGTGCGTCCTGCACGGGCAGGACGTCCACGCGGCCTGGGAAAGGGCCCTGGCCGCCGCGGACGGGACCGGGTTGGGGCAGCGCAACCTGGTCCAGTGGGCGTTCTCCGAGATCCGCGGTGGTGCGTGGGAGGGGCTGGCGTCGCTCATCGCGGAGGTCGGCGCCGCGCGGACGGACTTCGAGCCGAACTACGACTCGCTGCGGTACGCGGTGGTGTGCCAGGACTTCGCGCTGCGGTTCGAGGACTTCGACGAGTACCGGGCGCTGCGCGAGGCCGAGTTGCGCGCGGCGCCCACGCTGCGCGGCACGTACCTCGGGCACGAGGAGGCGGCCACCTGCGTCGGGTACACCGACCGGCCGAGCAACCCGCCGCACCGCCTCGACGTCGACCAGGCGCCGCCGCTGCTCCTGCTGACCAGCCGCTACGACGTGGCCACGCCCTACGAGTGGGCGCGCAACGCGCGGCGGCAGGCCAGGGGCTCGCACCTGGTCACGTTCGACGGTCCCGGGCACGGGGTCTACCACGCCAACGAGTGCACGCGGACCGCCGCGGACGCCCACCTGCTCGGCACCGCGCCGGCCCGCGACCGGACCTGCTGA
- a CDS encoding serine hydrolase domain-containing protein, translating to MTGTPRRRPAALTTALTAAVALAATLGLTPATATAAPQDHTATQALLDRFRSQAGPGAALHAGDRTGAWTLSSGTGAVNQNRPITAADHFRTGSQTKTFTAAVVLQLVDEGSVELDAPIGRYLPGVVTGNYDGNAITVRQLLQHTSGLVRDVRDAAANPDGSYSLAELVRSAMDEPAQFPPGTGQGYSNVAYLVLGLLVERVTGRQVGTAITERVITPLGLADTSFPAPRARTLADPYLPGYVGGRLGPFFFWLDQTTAVELSFWSSAGAMASTLEDTAAFYRALLDGEVVSAAALAEMRRTSPRSENYGLALSRVPLSCGGVAWGHNGILATGHNSMTLVTDDGRFASLVTNTNLVNATPSAVDVLDSALCEGRS from the coding sequence ATGACCGGCACACCCCGCCGAAGGCCGGCCGCCCTCACCACCGCCCTCACCGCCGCCGTCGCGCTGGCCGCCACCCTCGGCCTCACCCCGGCGACCGCGACCGCCGCACCCCAGGACCACACCGCCACCCAGGCCCTGCTCGACCGCTTCCGGTCCCAGGCCGGACCGGGCGCGGCGCTGCACGCCGGGGACCGCACCGGGGCGTGGACGCTGAGCAGCGGCACCGGGGCGGTGAACCAGAACCGCCCGATCACCGCGGCCGACCACTTCCGCACCGGCAGCCAGACCAAGACGTTCACCGCCGCCGTGGTGCTCCAGCTCGTCGACGAGGGCTCGGTCGAGCTGGACGCGCCGATCGGCCGCTACCTGCCCGGCGTGGTCACCGGCAACTACGACGGCAACGCCATCACCGTCCGCCAGCTCCTCCAGCACACCAGCGGCCTCGTCCGGGACGTCCGCGACGCCGCGGCCAACCCGGACGGCTCCTACTCCCTGGCCGAGCTGGTCCGGTCGGCGATGGACGAGCCGGCGCAGTTCCCGCCCGGCACGGGCCAGGGGTACTCCAACGTCGCCTACCTGGTGCTCGGCCTGCTGGTCGAGCGCGTCACCGGCCGCCAGGTCGGCACCGCGATCACCGAGCGGGTCATCACGCCGCTGGGGCTGGCCGACACGTCGTTCCCGGCGCCGCGGGCGCGCACCCTGGCCGACCCGTACCTGCCGGGCTACGTCGGCGGCAGGCTGGGCCCGTTCTTCTTCTGGCTGGACCAGACCACCGCCGTCGAGCTGTCGTTCTGGAGCAGCGCCGGCGCGATGGCGTCCACGCTGGAGGACACCGCGGCGTTCTACCGGGCCCTGCTCGACGGCGAGGTCGTCTCGGCGGCCGCGCTGGCCGAGATGCGGCGCACCTCACCGCGGTCCGAGAACTACGGGCTGGCCCTGTCCCGGGTACCGCTGTCGTGCGGCGGCGTAGCGTGGGGGCACAACGGCATCCTGGCCACCGGCCACAACTCGATGACCCTGGTCACCGACGACGGCCGGTTCGCGTCGCTGGTCACCAACACCAACCTCGTCAACGCCACGCCGTCCGCAGTGGACGTGCTGGACTCCGCGCTGTGCGAGGGCCGGTCGTGA
- a CDS encoding methyltransferase translates to MGRSEEANDILRLADLATPMALRVAVTLGLPDRLRHDGVPTGELAAELDVDPVALDLLLDHLATLGIVERTPTGCKTTAHGAQLCVDAGNGLSDLLDVNTAGGRGELAYVELAHSIRTGRAAYPRRYGQDFWADLAEQPRLRESFDRQMTHRFHEQLPRIVVGFDWSRFPTLVDVGGGQGSLLAAILTANPAMRGHLVDLGATAADARRTFAAHGLADRAEVTAGSFFDPLPAGADAYLLFDILHDWDDEHAGRVLGRCAEAARPAGRVLVLEGVAGRLADSRSSLTMLAVFGGRERRLDEFRALAAPHGLVLASATDLTDQRCLLEFRSG, encoded by the coding sequence GTGGGAAGATCAGAAGAAGCGAACGACATCCTCCGCCTCGCCGACCTGGCCACCCCGATGGCGCTGCGGGTCGCGGTGACCCTGGGCCTGCCCGACCGGCTGCGCCACGACGGTGTGCCCACCGGCGAGTTGGCGGCCGAACTCGACGTCGACCCGGTCGCGCTCGACCTCCTGCTGGACCACCTCGCAACCCTGGGGATCGTCGAACGCACCCCCACCGGCTGCAAGACGACCGCGCACGGCGCGCAGCTGTGCGTCGACGCCGGCAACGGCCTGAGCGACCTGCTGGACGTCAACACCGCCGGCGGCCGCGGCGAACTGGCGTACGTCGAACTCGCCCACAGCATCCGCACCGGCCGGGCCGCCTACCCGCGCCGCTACGGGCAGGACTTCTGGGCCGACCTGGCCGAGCAGCCGCGCCTGCGCGAGTCGTTCGACCGGCAGATGACGCACCGGTTCCACGAGCAGCTCCCGCGCATCGTCGTCGGCTTCGACTGGTCCCGCTTCCCCACCCTCGTCGACGTCGGCGGCGGCCAGGGCAGCCTGCTCGCCGCGATCCTCACCGCGAACCCGGCGATGCGCGGCCACCTCGTCGACCTCGGGGCGACCGCCGCCGACGCCCGCCGCACCTTCGCCGCCCACGGCCTGGCGGACCGGGCCGAGGTGACCGCGGGCAGCTTCTTCGACCCGCTCCCGGCCGGCGCGGACGCCTACCTGCTGTTCGACATCCTCCACGACTGGGACGACGAGCACGCCGGCCGCGTCCTGGGCCGCTGCGCCGAGGCCGCCCGCCCGGCCGGGCGGGTCCTGGTCCTCGAAGGGGTCGCGGGGCGGCTGGCCGACAGCCGGAGCAGCCTGACCATGCTCGCCGTCTTCGGCGGCCGCGAGCGCCGGCTCGACGAGTTCCGCGCGCTCGCCGCGCCGCACGGCCTGGTCCTCGCCTCCGCGACCGACCTGACCGATCAGCGCTGCCTGCTGGAGTTCCGGTCCGGGTGA